The nucleotide window GCCCCGAACCCTCCTGCTCTTACTTGGAATGCTGCttgccatggtcctggtgtctgGCTCCTGGCTGCTGGCTATTATGTgcatcttctttctgcttctactCCTGCAGCTCCTTGCCAGACAGCCTTGGAAGGAATATGTGGCCAAGTGTTTGCACACAGACATGGCTGACATCACCAAGTCCTACCTGAATGCACGTGGCTCCTGCTTCTGGGTGGCTGAGTCTGGTGGTCAGGTGGTAGGCATAGTGGGTTGTCTGCCAGTCAAGAATCCCCCATTTGGAAGGAAGCAGCTGGAGCTCCTTCACCTGTCTGTGTCTTCACAGCACCGAGGACAGGGGATAGCAAAAGCCCTGGTCAGAACTCTCCTCCAGTTTGCACGGGACCAGGGCTACAGTGATGTTGTCCTTGACACCAGTGTCATACAGCAAGGTGCTGAGACCCTCTACCTGAGCATGGGCTTCCGGAGGACAGGCCAGTATTTCATGAGTATGTTCTGGAGGTTAGTGGATATTCCTACAATTCAATTAAAGTATTCCCTCCCTTCTGCCTAGGAA belongs to Peromyscus eremicus chromosome 3, PerEre_H2_v1, whole genome shotgun sequence and includes:
- the LOC131905960 gene encoding probable N-acetyltransferase CML1, coding for MAPYHIRQYQDSDHKSVLDVFTRGMEEYIPTTFRHMLTLPRTLLLLLGMLLAMVLVSGSWLLAIMCIFFLLLLLQLLARQPWKEYVAKCLHTDMADITKSYLNARGSCFWVAESGGQVVGIVGCLPVKNPPFGRKQLELLHLSVSSQHRGQGIAKALVRTLLQFARDQGYSDVVLDTSVIQQGAETLYLSMGFRRTGQYFMSMFWRLVDIPTIQLKYSLPSA